A genomic region of Eucalyptus grandis isolate ANBG69807.140 chromosome 5, ASM1654582v1, whole genome shotgun sequence contains the following coding sequences:
- the LOC104444574 gene encoding uncharacterized protein LOC104444574 isoform X2 yields the protein MSGPVLPLKAALLLNHDPTGPSRLLSTIAKQEGIKADPIPLRQFLDFLKCGKLQTETFFIGPNQYLVTSIHENWFCARCMSASNSAGEGAIVMQTTAFILVALYDGSIGAASGAVMAADQFAWQLNRKNL from the exons ATGTCGGGTCCGGTCCTG CCGTTGAAGGCGGCTTTGCTGCTCAATCACGACCCAACTGGGCCCTCTCGATTGCTGTCTACCAT TGCCAAACAAGAAGGAATAAAGGCAGATCCCATTCCATTGAGgcaatttcttgattttctcaAATGTGGAAAGCTCCAGACAGAGACTTTCTTTATTGGGCCAAACCAAT ACCTTGTCACGTCAATCCATGAGAATTGGTTCTGCGCAAGATGCATGAGCGCATCAAATTCTGCTGGTGAAGGGGCTATTGTCATGCAGACAACAGCTTTCATCTTGGTGGCACT GTATGATGGTTCAATTGGAGCGGCATCGGGTGCTGTAATGGCTGCTGATCAATTTGCATGGCAGTTAAATCGAAAAAACCTTTGA
- the LOC104444574 gene encoding uncharacterized protein LOC104444574 isoform X1, which translates to MTVDASFVHKTWDKWASSYVGSGPGQPLKAALLLNHDPTGPSRLLSTIAKQEGIKADPIPLRQFLDFLKCGKLQTETFFIGPNQYLVTSIHENWFCARCMSASNSAGEGAIVMQTTAFILVALYDGSIGAASGAVMAADQFAWQLNRKNL; encoded by the exons ATGACGGTGGACGCGAGCTTCGTGCACAAGACGTGGGACAAGTGGGCTTCTTCTTATGTCGGGTCCGGTCCTG GGCAGCCGTTGAAGGCGGCTTTGCTGCTCAATCACGACCCAACTGGGCCCTCTCGATTGCTGTCTACCAT TGCCAAACAAGAAGGAATAAAGGCAGATCCCATTCCATTGAGgcaatttcttgattttctcaAATGTGGAAAGCTCCAGACAGAGACTTTCTTTATTGGGCCAAACCAAT ACCTTGTCACGTCAATCCATGAGAATTGGTTCTGCGCAAGATGCATGAGCGCATCAAATTCTGCTGGTGAAGGGGCTATTGTCATGCAGACAACAGCTTTCATCTTGGTGGCACT GTATGATGGTTCAATTGGAGCGGCATCGGGTGCTGTAATGGCTGCTGATCAATTTGCATGGCAGTTAAATCGAAAAAACCTTTGA